A window from Fusarium musae strain F31 chromosome 8, whole genome shotgun sequence encodes these proteins:
- a CDS encoding hypothetical protein (EggNog:ENOG41), translated as MSDKASYPKKSPKSPSSGASEVVLHDAGHWAALAQDEQDDDADSSLGVDTESSTASMTSSILNYRTIKGRTYHSERGNAEYWWVIDFADEHPQTEVIGTDISPIQPSWVPPNVKFEIEDCTQPWTFSPDSFDFVYMRYLYGSISDWSAIFQEAFRSCKPGGWVESFEASAMLESDDDTVKEGSAMSEWGKFFIEGGKRLNRTFTILDDDLQKKGMEDAGFTDIQTRDFKASNPRRLSSSVYPATMANWPYSFPSVAGPKILR; from the exons ATGAGCGACAAAGCCTCGTACCCGAAGAAGTCACCAAAGTCTCCTTCATCAGGAGCCAGTGAAGTCGTGTTACACGATGCTGGGCACTGGGCTGCTTTGGCGCAG GATGAGCAGGATGACGATGCCGACTCTTCGCTGGGTGTTGATACAGAGTCGTCGACTGCTTCAATGACATCGAGTATTCTGAATTATAGAACTATCAAAGGAAGGACTTATCATTCTGAGAGAGGAAATGCAGAGTATTGGTGGGTTAT TGACTTTGCCGATGAGCATCCTCAAACCGAAGTAATCGGCACGGACATATCCCCCATCCAGCCCAGCTGGGTTCCCCCAAACGTCAAGTT TGAGATTGAAGACTGCACTCAACCATGGACCTTCTCCCCCGACTCATTCGACTTTGTCTACATGCGATACCTCTACGGTTCCATCAGCGATTGGTCCGCTATATTCCAAGAGGCCTTTAGATCATGTAAGCCAGGTGGTTGGGTAGAGAGTTTCGAAGCGTCAGCTATGCTTGAGAGTGATGACGATACTGTCAAGGAGGGTAGTGCGATGAGCGAGTGGGGCAAGTTCTTTATCGAAGGTGGAAAGAGACTTAATCGAACGTTTACcatccttgatgatgacCTGCAGAAGAAGGGAATGGAAGATGCAGGGTTTACGGACATTCAGACTCGGGATTTCAAGGCAAGTAACCCTAGAAGACTATCCAGTTCAGTATACCCTGCGACTATGGCTAACTGGCCCTACAGCTTCCCATCGGTAGCTGGCCCAAAGATCCTAAGATGA
- a CDS encoding hypothetical protein (EggNog:ENOG41): MAYIYIGQVLYASDVFLTKICVALFYLRIFPVASVRRLIWGTIAFSVLGMIIFDILAIAQCRPINFYWTGWDKLHEGHCLGVQPLAWAIAAVGIILDVWMLAIPIWQLVQLQMKWQRKLAVAIMFTVGTFSVTIVSILRLRYLVAFGNSQNPTWDSFETCYWSVIEINVGLWCVCLPDLRMLILKAFPRLGSSVDSGPKNPHQGSSAPRQTGKTPNSSRHTESIIYKGTPVQAQQEASSSTAELVEMTTFMNDSRSVV; encoded by the exons ATGGCC TACATCTACATTGGTCAAGTCCTCTACGCTTCCGACGTCTTCCTGACCAAGATTTGCGTCGCCCTTTTCTACCTCCGGATCTTCCCCGTGGCAAGCGTCCGACGACTGATATGGGGTACCATCGCTTTTTCGGTCCTGGGCATGATCATCTTTGACATCCTGGCCATTGCGCAATGTCGGCCGATTAACTTCTACTGGACAGGGTGGGATAAGTTGCATGAGGGACATTGTCTTGGGGTTCAGCCGTTGGCTTGGGCCATCGCAGCTGTCGGTATCATCTTGGACGTTTGGATGTTGGCCATTCCTATTTGGCAGTTGGTTCAGTTGCAGATGAAGTGGCAAAGGAAGCTTGCTGTAGCTATCATGTTTACGGTCGGCACTTT TAGTGTCACTATTGTCAGTATCTTGCGACTGCGATACTTGGTTGCCTTTGGGAACTCTCAGAACCCAACCT GGGACAGTTTCGAGACCTGTTACTGGTCCGTTATTGAAATCAACGTTGGACTGTGGTGTGTCTGTCTTCCTGATCTCCGAATGCTTATCCTTAAGGCATTCCCAAGACTTGGAAGTTCTGTCGACTCAGGCCCTAAGAATCCCCACCAAGGATCATCGGCACCCAGGCAGACGGGTAAAACTCCGAATTCCTCGCGTCATACCGAGAGCATCATTTACAAAGGAACGCCGGTTCAGGCTCAACAGGAGGCTTCATCGAGCACGGCTGAGCTGGTCGAAATGACAACATTTATGAATGATAGTAGAAGTGTAGTGTAG
- a CDS encoding hypothetical protein (EggNog:ENOG41) translates to MAISDLESSTSTGSQDIVSLIEEPATQEQLPYYRLDFIGERDAYSPKVIQITSHGLVRRIHCVWFTVEWNDGVESWEPEFALQGYQPELVYAYWHAKKGGRDEATRFDKFHVFAILDHGSMWDHSSRRAKAFCYKIQWVGYDEKDHSWEPAFKIAGIVPRMKEEYDEIHGL, encoded by the coding sequence ATGGCGATCTCAGATTTAgaatcatcaacaagcacCGGTTCCCAGGATATCGTAAGCTTGATTGAAGAACCAGCGACTCAAGAACAGTTGCCGTATTATAGACTCGACTTCATTGGTGAAAGAGACGCCTACTCTCCGAAAGTCATTCAGATTACATCCCACGGTCTCGTTCGACGTATCCACTGCGTATGGTTCACTGTAGAGTGGAATGACGGCGTGGAGTCATGGGAACCGGAATTTGCACTGCAGGGCTATCAACCAGAGCTGGTATATGCATACTGGCATGCAAAGAAGGGGGGACGTGATGAGGCCACTCGATTCGATAAGTTCCATGTGTTTGCGATTCTTGACCATGGTAGCATGTGGGATCATAGCAGTCGACGGGCTAAGGCGTTTTGTTATAAGATCCAGTGGGTTGGATATGACGAGAAGGATCACAGCTGGGAGCCGGCGTTCAAGATTGCTGGTATTGTTCCACGGATGAAGGAAGAGTATGACGAGATACATGGGCTGTGA